The genomic DNA TCAAGCGTTGCCCGCTGCATCTCAACGTTGGTGATGGCCACAAAGGAGGTGGCGTTGCCGGATGAAATTTGTATTCCGCGCAGTTTGTACGCAAGCTGGCGATTATCCAGGCGAATGTCGTTCAGCTTAAAGTTCTGAGGTATCGAGAGATAGTCACCTTTTATTACACCGTAGCCGATCAGCATGCCAGCACTATTGACCATATCGACATTATCAATAATGAAATTATCACAGCCATAAATGGCTACCGTGGCGTTGTCTATTCCCGCCTTCTTGCTGAAGTCAGGAGTGATATTCTTGGCCTTAATATTGCGAATAATAAAGTGCTTACCGTTTTCGACGTGGACTAACTGACGACAGTTGCTACCGGTGATATTTGCCACCACGAAGTTCTTCACCGTTTGCTTTTCCGGATAATCGTTGTCGTAGGTGCTGCCGGCGAGACCAATGCCGATGCCCCAGTTGATCTTGCCGTTTGTACAGTTAATGTTGTCAATCACATGATCGGAGATCAGGATGTTACGGTCATTAATGGCGACGTTCCACTCAATCGCGTCGCCCTGCAAATGGCTGAATTTACTGTTGGTGATGCGCGCGCCATCTATCTGATTATGGAATCCCTGGCGCAGGATGGCGTAGTTAGCCTGGCTTACGCTGATGTTATCAATCAGCAGGTTGCGCATGACGCGAGGCTTTTTGCCGCCAATGTAGATCTGCGTCACCGGTCCAAAGCCGCTCATTGCCAGCCCTTTGATCACACAGTCTGAACCGCGAATGTCCAGCGTAATGTTCTCCGTGCGGCCGTCACCTTCACCAATCACTTTACTGCCTTCCTGCAGCACAAAGCGTCCGCGACCATTTCCCGTTAACGCACCGCGGATCAACAGCGTTTTACCGTCAGGAATGAAAATGCCCGTATTGATGTTTTTACAGGTGAGCCCGGCAGGGACAACAACGGTGTCGCCTTCGTTAAATGCCTGCTTAAAGGCGGCGATCCAGTCGTTGTTGTTGTACTGGTTAACAGAGACCGTCTTTCCGGTTGCCGCCCGCGC from Enterobacter ludwigii includes the following:
- the wcaM gene encoding colanic acid biosynthesis protein WcaM produces the protein MLKKITRRTFVSSLSVLAATPLLSSRIARAATGKTVSVNQYNNNDWIAAFKQAFNEGDTVVVPAGLTCKNINTGIFIPDGKTLLIRGALTGNGRGRFVLQEGSKVIGEGDGRTENITLDIRGSDCVIKGLAMSGFGPVTQIYIGGKKPRVMRNLLIDNISVSQANYAILRQGFHNQIDGARITNSKFSHLQGDAIEWNVAINDRNILISDHVIDNINCTNGKINWGIGIGLAGSTYDNDYPEKQTVKNFVVANITGSNCRQLVHVENGKHFIIRNIKAKNITPDFSKKAGIDNATVAIYGCDNFIIDNVDMVNSAGMLIGYGVIKGDYLSIPQNFKLNDIRLDNRQLAYKLRGIQISSGNATSFVAITNVEMQRATLELHNKPQHLFLRNINVMQEAAVGPALKMNFDLRKDVRGKFMAKDETLLSLANIKAVNEKGQSSVDIDRVDQQVVNTERLNFALPHR